A genomic region of Cannabis sativa cultivar Pink pepper isolate KNU-18-1 chromosome 1, ASM2916894v1, whole genome shotgun sequence contains the following coding sequences:
- the LOC115707789 gene encoding phospholipase A I isoform X2 yields MAELRVLRLFGNPLEFLPEILPLHKLRHLSLANIRIVADDNLRSVNVHIEMENVSYFVASRHKLSAFFSLIFRFSSCHHPLLASALAKIMQDQGNRAVVGKDENAVRQLISMITGDDRHVVEQACSALSSLAADVSIAMQLMKSDIMQPIETVLKSVSREEVISVLQVVVKLAFASDNVSQKMLTKDVLKSLKVLCAHKNPEVQRLALLAVGNLAFCFENRRLLVTSESLRELLLRLTVASEPRVSKAAARALAILGENENLRRAIRGRQVPKQGLRILSMDGGGMKGLATVQILKEIEKGTGKQIHELFDLICGTSTGGMLAVALGIKLMTLAQCEEIYKNLGKLVFADSVPRDNEAATWREKLDQLYKSSSQSFRVVVHGSKHSADEFERLLKEMCADEDGDLLIESAVRNVPKVFAVSTLVSVMPAQPFVFRNYQYPAGTPEIPLASSESSAISILGSPTTGAQVGYKRSAFIGSCKHQVWQAIRASSAAPYYLDDYSDDANRWQDGAIVANNPTIFAVREAQLLWPDTRIDCLVSIGCGSVPTKTRKGGWRYLDTGQVLIESACSVDRVEEALSTLLPMLPEIQYFRFNPVDERCDMELDETDPAVWMKLEAAVDEYIQNNSLSFKSACERLLLPFQHEDKLSENFRSQYLSKAKASSTGEKSPSLGWRRNILLVEASHSPDSGRVLHHARALESFCSRNGIRLSLMQGISGFVKTIPATTFPTPFASPMFTGSFPSSPLLFSPDVGTHRLGRIDMVPPLSLDGQSTKAASSPPKSPAGPRQLSLPVRSLHEKLQNSPQVGIIHLSLQNDAHGSILSWQNDVFVVAEPGELADKFLQSVKMSLLSVMRSRRKAGSLLANISTVSDLVGSKPYFQIGGIVHRYIGRQTQVMEDDQEIGAYLFRRTVPSMHLTPEDVRWMVGAWRDRIIICTGMYGLTASLIKAFLDSGAKAVICSSVEPPETQPLTWNESGEFSNYENGKFEIGEEEGEDEETEPVSPISDWEDSDPEKNGDRCTGIWDTDEEEMSQFVCQLYDSLFREGANVDVALHHALASHRKLRYSCHLPTIQ; encoded by the exons ATGGCTGAGTTAAGGGTTCTTAGGCTGTTTGGCAATCCTCTTGAATTTCTTCCTGAAATCCTGCCCCTTCACAAACTTCGGCATTTGTCTCTTGCCAACATCAGGATTGTGGCAGATGATAATTTAAGATCAGTGAATGTGCATATTGAG ATGGAAaatgtttcctattttgttgcaTCAAGGCATAAGCTAAGTGCCTTCTTCTCTCTTATATTCCGGTTTTCATCTTGCCATCACCCTTTGCTTGCATCGGCACTTGCAAAGATAATGCAAGATCAAGGAAACCGTGCGGTTGTTGGTAAAGATGAGAATGCAGTCCGGCAGCTTATAAGTATGATAACTGGTGATGATCGTCATGTG GTTGAACAAGCCTGTTCTGCTCTTTCATCTCTTGCTGCAGATGTATCTATTGCAATGCAGTTGATGAAATCTGACATCATGCAACCCATTGAAACGGTGCTTAAGTCTGTTTCCAGGGAGGAAGTCATTTCTGTATTGCAAGTTGTTGTGAAGCTGGCATTTGCATCTGATAATGTTTCCCAGAAAATGTTGACCAAAGACGTGTTGAAGTCACTAAAAGTTTTATGTGCCCACAAAAATCCAGAG GTACAAAGATTAGCATTGCTAGCTGTTGGAAATCTTGCCTTCTGTTTTGAAAATCGACGTCTTCTGGTTACATCTGAAAGTCTGCGAGAACTTCTGCTGCGATTGACTGTTGCATCTGAGCCGCGTGTGAGCAAAGCTGCGGCTCGTGCTTTGGCAATTCTTG GGGAGAATGAGAATCTACGGCGTGCTATAAGGGGAAGACAGGTGCCAAAGCAAGGGTTGCGCATACTCTCAATGGACGGTGGTGGTATGAAAGGTCTGGCAACTGTTCAGATTCTTAAAGAAATTGAGAAAGGCACTGGAAAACAAATACATGAGTTGTTTGACCTTATATGCGGCACATCAACGGGTGGCATGCTTGCTGTTGCCCTCGGCATCAAGCTGATGACATTAGCTCAATGtgaagaaatatataaaaatcttG GAAAACTTGTATTTGCTGATTCTGTGCCAAGGGATAATGAGGCTGCAACTTGGAGAGAGAAGTTAGATCAACTTTACAAAAGCTCATCACAGAGTTTCAGGGTAGTTGTACACGGATCTAAA CACAGTGCCGATGAATTTGAGAGGTTGTTGAAAGAAATGTGCGCTGATGAGGATGGAGATCTGTTAATAGAGTCTGCTGTGAGAAATGTTCCAAAGGTTTTTGCTGTGTCAACATTGGTGAGCGTGATGCCAGCTCAGCCTTTTGTGTTCCGTAATTATCAG TACCCTGCTGGAACACCAGAAATTCCTCTTGCGAGTTCAGAGAGTTCGGCCATCAGTATCTTAGGCTCCCCTACTACAGGTGCTCAAGTTGGCTATAAGCGCAGTGCTTTTATTGGAAGCTGTAAACATCAAGTATGGCAAGCTATTCGAGCATCATCTGCTGCACCGTACTATCTTGATGATTACTCAGATg ATGCAAATCGTTGGCAAGATGGTGCAATAGTGGCAAACAATCCTACAATCTTTGCCGTGAGAGAAGCACAACTTTTATGGCCTGATACTAGAATTGATTGCCTAGTTTCAATTGGGTGCGGTTCAGTACCAACGaag ACACGGAAAGGTGGTTGGCGTTATTTGGATACTGGACAAGTTTTGATTGAAAGTGCATGCTCAGTTGATCGGGTAGAGGAAGCTTTAAGCACATTACTCCCTATGCTCCCCGAAATACAATATTTTCGTTTTAATCCAG TTGATGAACGATGTGATATGGAGCTAGATGAGACTGATCCAGCTGTCTGGATGAAGTTGGAAGCTGCAGTTGATGAATATATTCAAAACAATTCCCTTTCCTTTAAGAGTGCTTGTGAGAGGCTACTTCTACCTTTCCAACACGAAGATAAGTTATCTGAGAATTTTAGGTCTCAGTATCTCTCCAAGGCAAAGGCTTCAAGTACTG GCGAAAAAAGCCCATCTTTAGGTTGGAGACGTAACATTCTGCTTGTAGAAGCTTCACATAGTCCAGATTCTGGGCGAGTTTTGCACCATGCTCGTGCACTAGAGTCATTTTGTTCGCGGAACGGGATACGTTTATCCCTTATGCAAGGAATATCAGGATTTGTGAAGACAATCCCTGCAACAACATTCCCAACACCATTTGCATCACCTATGTTTACTGGAAGCTTCCCTTCAAGCCCACTTTTATTCAGTCCCGATGTTGGAACTCATAGGCTTGGTCGAATTGATATGGTCCCACCTTTGAGTTTAGATGGTCAATCCACCAAGGCTGCTTCATCACCACCGAAATCTCCTGCTGGGCCCCGACAACTTTCTTTACCAGTCCGTTCATTGCATGAGAAATTACAGAATTCTCCACAAGTCGGCATTATACATTTATCTCTTCAAAATGACGCACATGGCTCTATATTAAG TTGGCAGAATGATGTGTTTGTGGTTGCTGAACCCGGGGAGCTTGCTGATAAATTCCTACAAAGTGTTAAAATGAGTCTGTTGTCAGTGATGCGGAGCCGCAGAAAAGCTGGATCACTACTTGCAAATATTTCAACTGTTTCAGATTTGGTTGGGAGTAAACCTTACTTCCAAATTGGAGGAATTGTCCACCGATATATTGGACGCCAGACACAA GTTATGGAGGATGATCAGGAAATTGGGGCATACTTGTTTCGGAGAACAGTTCCTTCTATGCACTTAACACCCGAGGATGTTCGCTGGATG GTTGGAGCTTGGAGGGACAGAATTATAATTTGCACTGGGATGTATGGGCTCACTGCATCTTTGATTAAGGCTTTTCTAGACTCGGGTGCCAAGGCTGTTATATGCTCTTCAGTTGAGCCTCCTGAGACACAACCGCTCACATGGAATGAATCTGGAGAATTCAGTAATTAtgaaaatgggaaatttgaaatcGGTGAAGAAGAGGGTGAAGATGAAGAGACTGAACCTGTCAGCCCCATCAGTGATTGGGAAGACAGTGATCCAGAGAAAAATGGTGACCGCTGTACCGGTATTTGGGATACAGACGAGGAAGAAATGTCGCAGTTTGTATGCCAACTGTACGACTCATTGTTCCGGGAGGGAGCCAATGTGGACGTTGCACTACATCATGCTCTTGCTTCACATCGCAAATTGAGGTATTCATGTCATCTTCCAACTATACAGTAA
- the LOC115707789 gene encoding phospholipase A I isoform X1, which translates to MSWGLGWKRPSEVFHLILNYGSDEPAENPGRISSSSSSSLSPSSSSSVLSQDQELGFRIDLDWSGGDDEDQVALRLQSQLMVALPMPQDTVIVELTTDEEDRNVGVDMKVVKRREPLRAVSLNKTAGSGQQSDGTGVLTRLLRSEFTSKLPEVGEGVSGCGEHWKTVTLLSLCNCGLSVLPVEITRLPLLEKLYLDNNKLSLLPPELGELKSLKVLRVDSNMLVSVPVELRQCVGLVELSLEHNKLVRPLLDFRAMAELRVLRLFGNPLEFLPEILPLHKLRHLSLANIRIVADDNLRSVNVHIEMENVSYFVASRHKLSAFFSLIFRFSSCHHPLLASALAKIMQDQGNRAVVGKDENAVRQLISMITGDDRHVVEQACSALSSLAADVSIAMQLMKSDIMQPIETVLKSVSREEVISVLQVVVKLAFASDNVSQKMLTKDVLKSLKVLCAHKNPEVQRLALLAVGNLAFCFENRRLLVTSESLRELLLRLTVASEPRVSKAAARALAILGENENLRRAIRGRQVPKQGLRILSMDGGGMKGLATVQILKEIEKGTGKQIHELFDLICGTSTGGMLAVALGIKLMTLAQCEEIYKNLGKLVFADSVPRDNEAATWREKLDQLYKSSSQSFRVVVHGSKHSADEFERLLKEMCADEDGDLLIESAVRNVPKVFAVSTLVSVMPAQPFVFRNYQYPAGTPEIPLASSESSAISILGSPTTGAQVGYKRSAFIGSCKHQVWQAIRASSAAPYYLDDYSDDANRWQDGAIVANNPTIFAVREAQLLWPDTRIDCLVSIGCGSVPTKTRKGGWRYLDTGQVLIESACSVDRVEEALSTLLPMLPEIQYFRFNPVDERCDMELDETDPAVWMKLEAAVDEYIQNNSLSFKSACERLLLPFQHEDKLSENFRSQYLSKAKASSTGEKSPSLGWRRNILLVEASHSPDSGRVLHHARALESFCSRNGIRLSLMQGISGFVKTIPATTFPTPFASPMFTGSFPSSPLLFSPDVGTHRLGRIDMVPPLSLDGQSTKAASSPPKSPAGPRQLSLPVRSLHEKLQNSPQVGIIHLSLQNDAHGSILSWQNDVFVVAEPGELADKFLQSVKMSLLSVMRSRRKAGSLLANISTVSDLVGSKPYFQIGGIVHRYIGRQTQVMEDDQEIGAYLFRRTVPSMHLTPEDVRWMVGAWRDRIIICTGMYGLTASLIKAFLDSGAKAVICSSVEPPETQPLTWNESGEFSNYENGKFEIGEEEGEDEETEPVSPISDWEDSDPEKNGDRCTGIWDTDEEEMSQFVCQLYDSLFREGANVDVALHHALASHRKLRYSCHLPTIQ; encoded by the exons ATGTCTTGGGGATTGGGCTGGAAGAGGCCGTCTGAGGTCTTTCATCTTATTTTAAACTACGGCTCGGATGAGCCGGCGGAGAATCCTGGACGTATATCCTCGTCTTCATCGTCCTCCTTGTCCCCATCTTCGTCTTCGTCTGTACTGTCTCAAGATCAGGAACTGGGGTTTCGGATCGATTTGGATTGGTCGGGTGGTGATGATGAGGACCAGGTCGCGCTCAGGCTCCAGTCGCAACTGATGGTGGCACTGCCGATGCCGCAGGACACGGTGATTGTTGAGTTGACGACAGATGAGGAGGATCGAAATGTAGGTGTTGATATGAAGGTCGTGAAGAGGAGGGAACCGTTGCGGGCCGTCTCTTTAAACAAGACGGCCGGCTCAGGCCAGCAGAGCGATGGCACTGGGGTTTTAACGCGCTTGTTGCGTTCCGAATTTACTTCAAAACTTCCCGAAGTTGGTGAGGGTGTATCCGGTTGTGGCGAGCATTGGAAGACCGTCACTTTGCTCAGTCTTTGTAATTGTGGCTTGTCG GTGTTGCCAGTTGAGATCACTCGCTTGCCACTTCTTGAGAAGCTTTACCTTGACAACAACAAACTATCACTTTTACCACCTGAGCTTGGTGAGTTGAAGAGCTTAAAAGTTCTGAGAGTGGACAGTAACATGTTGGTTTCAGTACCTG TAGAGCTTAGACAATGTGTTGGTTTGGTGGAATTATCATTGGAACACAACAAACTTGTTCGGCCCCTCCTTGATTTCAG AGCTATGGCTGAGTTAAGGGTTCTTAGGCTGTTTGGCAATCCTCTTGAATTTCTTCCTGAAATCCTGCCCCTTCACAAACTTCGGCATTTGTCTCTTGCCAACATCAGGATTGTGGCAGATGATAATTTAAGATCAGTGAATGTGCATATTGAG ATGGAAaatgtttcctattttgttgcaTCAAGGCATAAGCTAAGTGCCTTCTTCTCTCTTATATTCCGGTTTTCATCTTGCCATCACCCTTTGCTTGCATCGGCACTTGCAAAGATAATGCAAGATCAAGGAAACCGTGCGGTTGTTGGTAAAGATGAGAATGCAGTCCGGCAGCTTATAAGTATGATAACTGGTGATGATCGTCATGTG GTTGAACAAGCCTGTTCTGCTCTTTCATCTCTTGCTGCAGATGTATCTATTGCAATGCAGTTGATGAAATCTGACATCATGCAACCCATTGAAACGGTGCTTAAGTCTGTTTCCAGGGAGGAAGTCATTTCTGTATTGCAAGTTGTTGTGAAGCTGGCATTTGCATCTGATAATGTTTCCCAGAAAATGTTGACCAAAGACGTGTTGAAGTCACTAAAAGTTTTATGTGCCCACAAAAATCCAGAG GTACAAAGATTAGCATTGCTAGCTGTTGGAAATCTTGCCTTCTGTTTTGAAAATCGACGTCTTCTGGTTACATCTGAAAGTCTGCGAGAACTTCTGCTGCGATTGACTGTTGCATCTGAGCCGCGTGTGAGCAAAGCTGCGGCTCGTGCTTTGGCAATTCTTG GGGAGAATGAGAATCTACGGCGTGCTATAAGGGGAAGACAGGTGCCAAAGCAAGGGTTGCGCATACTCTCAATGGACGGTGGTGGTATGAAAGGTCTGGCAACTGTTCAGATTCTTAAAGAAATTGAGAAAGGCACTGGAAAACAAATACATGAGTTGTTTGACCTTATATGCGGCACATCAACGGGTGGCATGCTTGCTGTTGCCCTCGGCATCAAGCTGATGACATTAGCTCAATGtgaagaaatatataaaaatcttG GAAAACTTGTATTTGCTGATTCTGTGCCAAGGGATAATGAGGCTGCAACTTGGAGAGAGAAGTTAGATCAACTTTACAAAAGCTCATCACAGAGTTTCAGGGTAGTTGTACACGGATCTAAA CACAGTGCCGATGAATTTGAGAGGTTGTTGAAAGAAATGTGCGCTGATGAGGATGGAGATCTGTTAATAGAGTCTGCTGTGAGAAATGTTCCAAAGGTTTTTGCTGTGTCAACATTGGTGAGCGTGATGCCAGCTCAGCCTTTTGTGTTCCGTAATTATCAG TACCCTGCTGGAACACCAGAAATTCCTCTTGCGAGTTCAGAGAGTTCGGCCATCAGTATCTTAGGCTCCCCTACTACAGGTGCTCAAGTTGGCTATAAGCGCAGTGCTTTTATTGGAAGCTGTAAACATCAAGTATGGCAAGCTATTCGAGCATCATCTGCTGCACCGTACTATCTTGATGATTACTCAGATg ATGCAAATCGTTGGCAAGATGGTGCAATAGTGGCAAACAATCCTACAATCTTTGCCGTGAGAGAAGCACAACTTTTATGGCCTGATACTAGAATTGATTGCCTAGTTTCAATTGGGTGCGGTTCAGTACCAACGaag ACACGGAAAGGTGGTTGGCGTTATTTGGATACTGGACAAGTTTTGATTGAAAGTGCATGCTCAGTTGATCGGGTAGAGGAAGCTTTAAGCACATTACTCCCTATGCTCCCCGAAATACAATATTTTCGTTTTAATCCAG TTGATGAACGATGTGATATGGAGCTAGATGAGACTGATCCAGCTGTCTGGATGAAGTTGGAAGCTGCAGTTGATGAATATATTCAAAACAATTCCCTTTCCTTTAAGAGTGCTTGTGAGAGGCTACTTCTACCTTTCCAACACGAAGATAAGTTATCTGAGAATTTTAGGTCTCAGTATCTCTCCAAGGCAAAGGCTTCAAGTACTG GCGAAAAAAGCCCATCTTTAGGTTGGAGACGTAACATTCTGCTTGTAGAAGCTTCACATAGTCCAGATTCTGGGCGAGTTTTGCACCATGCTCGTGCACTAGAGTCATTTTGTTCGCGGAACGGGATACGTTTATCCCTTATGCAAGGAATATCAGGATTTGTGAAGACAATCCCTGCAACAACATTCCCAACACCATTTGCATCACCTATGTTTACTGGAAGCTTCCCTTCAAGCCCACTTTTATTCAGTCCCGATGTTGGAACTCATAGGCTTGGTCGAATTGATATGGTCCCACCTTTGAGTTTAGATGGTCAATCCACCAAGGCTGCTTCATCACCACCGAAATCTCCTGCTGGGCCCCGACAACTTTCTTTACCAGTCCGTTCATTGCATGAGAAATTACAGAATTCTCCACAAGTCGGCATTATACATTTATCTCTTCAAAATGACGCACATGGCTCTATATTAAG TTGGCAGAATGATGTGTTTGTGGTTGCTGAACCCGGGGAGCTTGCTGATAAATTCCTACAAAGTGTTAAAATGAGTCTGTTGTCAGTGATGCGGAGCCGCAGAAAAGCTGGATCACTACTTGCAAATATTTCAACTGTTTCAGATTTGGTTGGGAGTAAACCTTACTTCCAAATTGGAGGAATTGTCCACCGATATATTGGACGCCAGACACAA GTTATGGAGGATGATCAGGAAATTGGGGCATACTTGTTTCGGAGAACAGTTCCTTCTATGCACTTAACACCCGAGGATGTTCGCTGGATG GTTGGAGCTTGGAGGGACAGAATTATAATTTGCACTGGGATGTATGGGCTCACTGCATCTTTGATTAAGGCTTTTCTAGACTCGGGTGCCAAGGCTGTTATATGCTCTTCAGTTGAGCCTCCTGAGACACAACCGCTCACATGGAATGAATCTGGAGAATTCAGTAATTAtgaaaatgggaaatttgaaatcGGTGAAGAAGAGGGTGAAGATGAAGAGACTGAACCTGTCAGCCCCATCAGTGATTGGGAAGACAGTGATCCAGAGAAAAATGGTGACCGCTGTACCGGTATTTGGGATACAGACGAGGAAGAAATGTCGCAGTTTGTATGCCAACTGTACGACTCATTGTTCCGGGAGGGAGCCAATGTGGACGTTGCACTACATCATGCTCTTGCTTCACATCGCAAATTGAGGTATTCATGTCATCTTCCAACTATACAGTAA
- the LOC115704624 gene encoding N6-mAMP deaminase: METYHSIPKVELHAHLNGSARDSTLFELARGLGDKGVIAFSDVEHVIMKSERTLHEVFKLFDLIHILTTDHKIITRITKEVVEDFASDNVVYLELRTTPKKNDSIGMTKLSYMEAVIDGLKAVTAVDVDFMPRDGDGDAGSGMDPVLRSDTCNGTERKKIYIRLLLSIDRRETTEAAMETVKLALEMRHLGVVGIDLSGNPIVGEWSTFLPALKFAREQGLCITLHCGEVPNPTEIRSMLDFMPQRIGHACCFEEEEWKKLKSFNIPVEICLTSNIRTNTISSLDVHHFAELYEEKHPLSLCTDDVGVFSTSLSGEYKLAASAFGLGKKELFQLAKNAVEFVFADNLVKRDLREMFNSAANKLDLLP, from the exons ATGGAGACGTACCACTCCATACCCAAGGTTGAGCTTCACGCTCATCTCAATGGATCCGCCAGAGACTCCACTCTTTT TGAACTTGCTAGAGGTTTGGGTGACAAAGGTGTCATAGCTTTCTCAGATGTTGAGCATGTTATAATGAAGA GTGAGAGGACCTTACATGAAGTGTTCAAATTGTTTGACTTGATCCACATTCTTACCACTGatcacaaaattattacaagaaTCACCAAAGAA GTTGTTGAAGACTTTGCTTCTGATAATGTTGTGTATCTGGAGCTAAGAACAACCCCCAAG AAAAATGATTCAATAGGAATGACAAAACTCTCATACATGGAAGCTGTAATAGATGGTCTAAAGGCTGTTACTGCTGTTGATGTTGATTTTATGCCCCGTGATGGTGATGGTGATGCTGGTAGTGGCATGGATCCTGTACTTAGAAGTGATACATGTAATGGGactgaaagaaagaaaatatatatcagACTTCTGTTGAGCATTGACCGAAGAGAGACTACTGAGGCTGCGATGGAGACA GTGAAGCTTGCTCTTGAAATGAGACATCTAGGGGTTGTTGGTATTGACCTGTCTGGAAATCCCATTGTGGGAGAATG GAGTACGTTTTTGCCAGCATTAAAATTTGCAAGAGAACAAGGTCTTTGTATAACCCTTCACTGTGGAGAG GTACCTAATCCAACAGAGATAAGGTCAATGTTAGACTTTATGCCCCAGAGGATTGGTCATGCTTGCTgctttgaagaagaagaatggaAGAAGTTAAAGTCCTTTAATATTCCG GTTGAGATTTGTTTGACATCCAACATCAGGACTAATACAATTTCTTCACTGGACGTTCACCATTTTG CTGAACTGTATGAAGAAAAACATCCCTTATCCCTCTGCACTGATGATGTTGGAGTTTTCTCTACAAGTCTTTCTGGCGAGTATAAGCTAGCTGCTTCTGCATTTG GTCTTGGAAAGAAGGAATTGTTTCAGCTAGCAAAAAATGCAGTTGAATTTGTATTTGCTGATAATTTAGTGAAGAGGGATCTAAGAGAGATGTTTAACTCAGCTGCTAATAAGCTGGATTTATTGCCATGA
- the LOC115708153 gene encoding cytochrome P450 77A1, translating into MEYIDILMLFVALIFLRVWWRRCSVIGGGPKNLPPGPPGWPIVGNLIQVILERRHFIYVVRDLRKKYGPIFTMQMGQRTLIIVTSPDLIHEALVQRGPEFASRPADSPIRLIFSVGKCAINSAEYGPLWRALRRNFVTELINPTRIKQCSWIRHWAMEYHMKRIYKEASEVGYVEVMSNCRLTICSVLICLCFGAKISEERIKRIESILKDVMLITLPKLPDFLPLLTPLFRGSVREAKELRKKQLECLVPLLRNRKAFLESGAKVNEEMVSPAGAAYIDSLFQLEAPGRGRLSEEELVTLVSEIINAGTDTSATALEWALFHLVTNQEIQEKLHKEIVETVGKNGVVTESEVEKMRYLGAIIKETFRRHPPSHFLLSHAAVKDTELGGYNIPADASVEFYTAWVTENPDMWKDPDEFRPERFMEGGDGEDVDWTGTKSVRMVPFGAGRRICPAWTLGTLHVNLLLAKMVQAFKWLPLPNSPPDPTETFAFTVVMKNPLKAVIFPRTN; encoded by the coding sequence ATGGAGTATATAGATATTCTTATGCTCTTCGTGGCTCTAATATTCCTCCGTGTGTGGTGGCGTCGTTGCTCCGTCATCGGCGGAGGACCAAAAAATCTCCCACCTGGACCGCCGGGATGGCCAATCGTCGGGAACCTAATCCAAGTCATCCTCGAACGACGTCACTTCATCTACGTCGTCCGAGATTTACGTAAAAAATACGGCCCAATATTCACCATGCAAATGGGCCAACGAACTCTCATTATTGTAACAAGCCCAGACTTAATCCACGAGGCCCTGGTCCAACGAGGCCCAGAGTTTGCAAGCCGACCAGCCGACTCACCTATCAGGCTTATATTTAGCGTTGGGAAATGCGCCATCAACTCAGCCGAGTACGGTCCGCTTTGGCGCGCTTTGAGGCGTAATTTCGTGACTGAACTCATTAACCCAACGAGGATAAAACAGTGCAGCTGGATTAGACACTGGGCTATGGAGTACCACATGAAGAGGATATATAAAGAGGCTTCGGAAGTTGGTTATGTTGAAGTAATGAGTAACTGTAGACTCACTATTTGTAGTGTTTTGATATGTCTTTGTTTTGGTGCAAAAATCTCTGAAGAAAGAATTAAACGCATCGAAAGTATTCTCAAAGATGTGATGTTAATAACTTTGCCTAAACTCCCTGATTTCTTGCCTTTACTCACACCCCTTTTTCGTGGTAGTGTAAGAGAAGCTAAAGAGTTGAGAAAAAAACAACTCGAGTGTTTGGTCCCACTTTTGAGGAACCGTAAAGCTTTTCTCGAAAGTGGTGCTAAGGTTAACGAGGAAATGGTCAGTCCAGCCGGCGCGGCTTACATCGACTCGCTCTTTCAGCTTGAAGCTCCTGGTCGTGGACGGCTCTCAGAAGAAGAGCTGGTGACGTTAGTTTCGGAAATCATCAACGCAGGAACAGATACAAGCGCAACTGCCTTAGAGTGGGCCCTATTCCACTTAGTCACAAACCAAGAGATTCAAGAGAAACTACACAAGGAAATAGTTGAAACGGTTGGTAAAAACGGCGTCGTTACGGAAAGTGAAGTGGAGAAAATGAGATATCTCGGGGCGATTATTAAAGAAACGTTTCGAAGACACCCGCCGAGCCATTTCTTGTTATCACACGCGGCTGTTAAAGATACGGAACTTGGTGGGTACAATATACCGGCTGACGCTAGCGTTGAGTTTTACACGGCTTGGGTTACCGAAAACCCGGATATGTGGAAAGACCCGGATGAGTTCCGACCCGAGAGGTTTATGGAAGGTGGGGATGGTGAGGACGTGGATTGGACTGGAACCAAAAGTGTGAGAATGGTTCCTTTTGGTGCCGGAAGAAGAATCTGTCCAGCTTGGACTTTGGGTACATTACATGTGAACTTATTATTGGCTAAGATGGTTCAGGCTTTTAAGTGGTTACCACTACCCAATTCGCCACCTGATCCAACTGAGACTTTTGCTTTTACTGTTGTCATGAAAAATCCTCTCAAGGCTGTTATTTTCCCTAGAACAaactag